A region of the Candidatus Margulisiibacteriota bacterium genome:
TGGCCCAGCTGTTCCTGCCATTTTAAAATGTACGGCTCAAAGACCGGCATTTTACCGGCCAGGATCGCTATGGCGGCGTCGTCGGTCAAGACATCGCCCTTCGACGGTTTGATGATCGACACGATCTGGTTTTTAACCAGCTTATCCTGGCCGAAATACTCCAGCGAAGCGCTTGGTTCAAAAAAAGATTGCGCGAAAGGGTTGAGCGAGCAGGGAGTGGTCGCCAGCGCGAAAATGGCCAGTGAGGCCAGCAAAAACCGCTGATGCCAGGGATTCTTCCAGAAAACCGGCAGAGCGAAGCAGATAGCCAGAAACAGCCAGAGATAACTCTCCAGGAAATAATTGGTATCAGAGCCCATCCGACTGCCGAAGATGAGAATGTAAAGGAAGGAGGCGGCCAGGCCGCTGAAAGCCGCGATCTGAACGGCGGCCAGCTTTTTTTGTTGAAGCAGGAACAGCAATAAACCGACCACAAGGGTCAAAAGCGGCCAGTAGAGCTTGAAAAAAAGGAGAAGCAGGTTGATTCCGTCGGTCAGGTTAAAATACGACATCGAAGTCATCAATCCGAAAACTTGAGGGATGTATTGTCCCAGGGTGACGATTTGCAACAGGCCAAGAGTGAGGCCAAGACAGATTGAAAATAACGTAATCAGCCCGAGAGTTTTGACAATAGTCCGGTCTTTTTGGAATTCACAGGAGAGCCAGAGGCCGAAAACCACGATCGGCGGGACGATAAATGATGATTTGGTTACAAAAGCCAGCCAGAAAAACAACAGCGCCAGCATTTTTGACCTAAAAGAGTCGCTTCTGACCAAACCAAAATATAGCGCCAAACAAAGAAAAAGAGAGAGGAGCAAATCAACCCGATAAAGCGTCCCCCAATAAAAAATGTCGGGTGAGGAGAGGAAGGCCAGAAAGAGAAGAAGGCCAAGGAAACGATCGCGGCTGTAACAATAAGAAAGTCGCGCAAAAAACCCGGCGATCAGGAGGGTCGAAGTCAGACTGATTAAACGGCCGGCCGTAAGCCCCAGATGAAAGAAAGAATGAAGCGGCAGGGCTAACAGATAAAATAACGGCGGATAGGAGGTTGGCAGATACGGATAAAGCTGGTAGTTGGGATAAAGTCCGAAAGTTTTGGCGGCAACGAGCGACCCCCACATTGCCCCTTCAACATGATTGAAGGAAAACGGATAGCTAAAGACAATGAAAACATGGCTGAGAAAATACAACAAATTAAAAAAAAGCGGCGTGAAGGCGATCAGGTACATTGTTCACGGCTGAAACCAAGGGTGTTCCCGCAGTATTGGTGTTTTATTTTGAATAATTCGATCAAACAGTTAAGGTCAGAGCGGAGTTTGACCTTTGAACCTTCGACATAGCCCCATTCCACCGGCGCTTCGACGACTTTTAGGCCGGCCTGACGCGCCGCGTATAAGATGTTGCTGTCAATCATCGACGATTTGCATTTCAAGCTTGGCAGGATGTTTTTCGCCGAGGCGGTTTTAAAAATCTTTATGCCGCAGAAAGGATCTCTTACCCGGGTGGCGAGGATTGATCGGACGCAAAAACCGGCCAGCGAGCTGTTTAATCTTCGGATTAACGGTGGTTGTTTCCGGATGAAGGAAGAAGGGAGTTTTCTGGAGCCGAAAACTATGTCGGCCGATCGCGTGTAGGGGAGGAGTCGGTCGAGCTGTTCCGGAGCGATCGCCCCGTCAATGTCGATAAAGGCGAAAAGCGGAGCGGTTACCTGCCGCAACCCATGAATAAAG
Encoded here:
- a CDS encoding glycosyltransferase, with protein sequence MTSRFEVIFPAYNEEKRLLGHRTLEAFYSHLTRLYGLEFSMTVVLNGCTDKSFEIVERLANKHQRLKVLVISEKGKGAAFIHGLRQVTAPLFAFIDIDGAIAPEQLDRLLPYTRSADIVFGSRKLPSSFIRKQPPLIRRLNSSLAGFCVRSILATRVRDPFCGIKIFKTASAKNILPSLKCKSSMIDSNILYAARQAGLKVVEAPVEWGYVEGSKVKLRSDLNCLIELFKIKHQYCGNTLGFSREQCT